The segment GCCTCGTGGTGGCACACCAATAATATTTCCGGGCCGCAGTTGCGGCCCGGAATCATTCTGATGAAACAACAACACCAAGCCTACTGCTACGGACTGATCACGGTCCTGCTCTGGTCCACTGTGGCTTCAGCCTTCAAGCTGTCGCTCAGACACATGGATCACATGCAACTCCTGCTCTACTCATCCATCGCCTCGCTCATGACCCTGACGGTCATCCTCATGGCCCAGGGCAAACTCACATTGCTTCTCTCCATGAACCGCAGGCAATGGCTTGTTTCCGCAGCCTTTGGGCTCATCAACCCGTTTTTGTATTACATCGTACTTTTCAAAGCATACGACCTGCTGCCCGCGCAGGAGGCACAACCACTGAACTACACGTGGGCTGTCACTCTGGCCCTGCTGTCCATCCCTTTGCTTGGCCAGAAACTCAGCGTCAAGGATCTGCTGGCCCTGCTCATCAGTTACACTGGGGTCGTACTCATTTCCACCCACGGCGACCCGCTGGGCTTCACTTTCTCGGACCCGCTCGGCGTGGCTTTGGCTCTGGGCAGTACGGTCATCTGGGCCTTGTACTGGATATTCAACACCCGTGATTCCCGGGACCCGGTTGTGGGGCTGACCGCCAATTTCGCTTGTGGTACGATCTACGTGTTGATTGCCACGACACTTGTCTCGGACGTCATGGTTGGGGATTGGCGAGGGCTGGCAGGAGCCGCTTATGTCGGTGTCTTCGAGATGGGCCTGACTTTCGTACTCTGGCTCAAGGCACTCAAACTTTCGGAAACAACGGCAAAGGTCGGAAATCTGATCTTCATCTCACCTTTTGTCTCCCTGATTCTGATCCACTTTATTGTGGGCGAGGAAATCCTGCCGTCCACGATCTATGGCCTTATGTTCATCATCGCGGGCATCGCTCTGCAGCAGATCAAGCGCAAAGTCTGATAAACCTTCTCCACAACTCATCTGCACCGCCTGACAACCACTACCAAATCTTTTGAACGCGCCTCGCGGCATTGTCGCTTCCGGCCCTTTCTGATATCCATTCCCGGTTGCAACCAAACCGACAACCCAAGAGAATTTCCATGAAAATAGCCCTCACAACCTCATCGTTTGCCACCTACAGCAAAGAGCCCTTGAACCTGCTGAGTGAAGCAGGCATCGAATATATCATGAACCCCCATGGCCGAAAGCTTGCCCCCACAGAAACCGTGGAGGTTCTCCAAGGTTGCCAAGGAGTGGTCGCTGGAACCGAGGAACTCTCCGCCGCCGTGCTCGCACAGCTTCCGGAGCTCAAGGTCCTGTCCCGTTGCGGTGTCGGCATGGACAGCGTGGATATCCCGTATTGCGAAGCCAACGGCATCACCGTGCTCAACACTCCCTTCGGACCGACACAGGCCGTGGCAGAGTTGACTTTGGGACTGATTCTGGACCTGATGCGTAACGTGACCCAGATGGATCGCGAGCTTCGCTCCGGAACCTGGAAGAAACGCATGGGCTGGCAGCTCAGCGGCAAGAAAGTGGGAGTCATCGGCTTTGGGCGCATCGGACAGGCCGTGGCCGACGTGCTGCGCCCAATGGGCTGCGAAATCGCTTATGCCGACCCCTACCCTTCCTGCAAGGATACGCTGTGCCTGCCCTTGAACGAGCTTATGGCCTGGGCCGATATCGTCACCCTGCATTGCTCCAAACCCTCCGAAGCCTGTGCACTCGTCGGTCGCGAACAGATACAGGCCATGCGCCCTGGTTCCTGGATCGTGAACTGCGGCCGCGGTGGGCTGGTTGATGAATCCGCCCTGTACGAGGCCCTGGCCTCCGGGCACCTCTCCGGTGCTGCCGTAGACTGCTTCAATGACGAGCCATACACAGGCCCACTCAGCGAGCTTGAAAACGTAGTTCTGACCCCACACATTGGCTCCTACGCCCGTGAAGGTCGCATCCAGATGGAAATCGACGCCGTGCAGAACCTGATCGGCGCGCTCAAATAGGGGGGAATCATGTCCGGCATCGACGTTATTGTTTTCGATTGCGACGGAGTGCTGCTGGATTCGGTCACCATCAAGACCGAAACCTTCTGCAAACTGTTTGAGGAGCTCGGTCCCGAAGCCGTGGACTATGTACGCAGCTATCACCTTGAGCACGGTGGGGTCAGCCGCTACGCCAAGTTCGAGCACTATTTCAAGAAATTTCACGGCCGCTCCATCACCGAGGATGAATCCAGGGCTTTGGACCAGAAGTTTAACCAACTGGCTCTGGAACAATTGCTGACGACTCCCATTCTGCCCGGCGTGAAAGAATTTCTGAGTGCACACCAGGACACATGGCCGCTCTATGTAGCGTCGGGCGCGCCCGACTACGAGCTGAAAATCATCCTGAACAAGATGAAGCTGGATCAACACTTCAAAGGGATCTTCGGTTCACCCACTCCCAAGGCGCAATTGCTGGCGGATATCGTGGCCTCCGAACAGGCCGACCCCCAGCGTGTTCTGATGATCGGTGATTCAGGCACGGACCTGGATGCGGCACAATCCGTTGGGACACGTTTCCTCGGTGTCGGCGAATTTCCCTCGCCTATCACCTGGATGCCTGACCTGACCGGACTTTACGCACACGTCCAAAGCCTGTAGGCAGTCGCCGCATGAACATCGCATTCGTCAACGCCACTCGTCGCTTCGGCGGGGTCAAGGCCTGGACTCTGGATCTGTGCCGTGCTCTGGATGGCATGGGACACAAGACATGGATTTTTGCCCGCCCAGGACCATTTCTGGACAAGGCCCAAGCCATGGGTCTGGATGCCCGCGAGGGCTGGTTCGGATTCGACTACCGCCCGCTGTCCGTGTGGCGATTCATGCAATTCATCAAGACCAACCATGTGGACGCCCTTGTGGCCAATGTTGGCAAGGACCTGCGTATTGCAGGTATTGCCGCGCGCCTATGTGGCGTCCCGGTGGTTCACCGGGTGGGTCTGCCCCGTGATATGCGTGACACCCTGAAGGTCCGCAATACCCACCGCTTCACCAAGGCCACCCTGCTCTCGCCCTGCCAGTTCATCAAGCGCGAGATGCTTCAGGAAGTTTCTTTTCTGTCAGCAGACGACATCCACGTCATTCCCACGGGGAAAGTTCCTGCCGCCCAGGCTCCGGCTGCAGTACGCACGCCGCGCAGCATCGCCGTGACCAGCCAGCTGAACCCGGACAAAGGCCATGCGGACCTAATCCTGGCTCTGGCCGAGCTCAAACGGCGTGGGCGCCAATTCCACCTGCATGTCGCTGGCACGGGCCGAAGCGAAGCGGAGTTGAAGCAACTGGCCGAGCAGCAAGGACTGTCCAACGCCATCACTTGGCATGGATTCGTGACCGACGTAAACGCCATCCTTGATCAGGCTGACATCTTCTGTCTGCCGTCCCTGTCCGAAGGACTGCCCAACACTCTGTTGGAGTCCATGGCCCGGGGGCTGGCCCCGGTGGCTCGGAATGTGGGAGGCATTGGTGAAGCCTGGCCTGCAGACCTCGCCCCTCTTGATAGAACACTTGTTCCGCTGGACAACGGCATGGCGGGACTGGGCACAGCCCTGGACAAACTGCTTGCTCTGGGTGACGAAGAACTGAACACCCTGCGCACAGACGTCTGGAAGTGGTTCGCAACACACCATTCCCTCAATGTTCGCGCAGCCCAATTTGCAGACTACATCAGCAAGCTGCCGGAACAACGATGACCAGCCAAGACATGACGATCGATCTCGACCCCAAGGGAGTCCGACGCATCCTGGTCTGTCAGCTCAGACAGATCGGAGACGTCCTGCTCTCCACTCCAAGTATCCGGCTGCTGAGGAAACGCTTTCCCAACGCGCAGATCCACCTGCTTACGGAAAAAAAGACCCTGTCCATGGTGGAGAATAACCCTGATGTGACTCGTGTCTGGGCCATCGACAAGAAGGCACACAAGAACATCGCCGCACAACTGGCCTTTTACTGGCAAGTGGCCAGCCAGCGGTATGATCTGGTGGTGGACTTCCAGCAGTTACCGCGTATCCGCTGGGTGGTGGCACTTTCGCGTCTGTTCCCGCCTGAATCCGGTCCGCAGGTCCGATTGACCTATGATCCCCCCTGGTACAACCGCTGGCTTTACACCCACTGGAGCAGCCCGGTGCACGGCTATGCTGCCATGACCAAGGCCAGCGTCCTGCGTCCTCTGGGCATCAGCTGGAACAAGGAGCCGCCCAGGTTGTTCCTGACCGCTACGGAGCAGGCTCGGGCCAAAGCAATTCTCATCGACCACGGCATCGGCCCGGACGATGTATTAATCACCGTAGACCCATCGCATCGCCGCGCCACACGACAATGGCCCGAGGGCCATTACGGAGAGCTGATCCGCTTGGCTTCACAAGCGGACTCGCGCCTGAAATTTCTTGTCTTCTATGGGCCCGGCGAAGAGCACGTGGCCCGTGCCGTACAGGATGCCGCCGGAGTACCAGCCTGCATCGTCACCAAATCCATGCTGTCGCTGCGCGATATGGCCGGGTGCATCAAACATGCAACGTTGCACTTGGGCAACTGCTCAGCGCCCAGACATATGGCCGTGGGAGTCGGCACACCAACCCTCACGGTCCTTGGCTCCACCAGCAATGCATGGACCTTTCCAGGCAGTGACCACAAGGCACTGGCCAAAGGTCTGGACTGCCAGCCCTGCAATGAAAATTCCTGTCCAAGCGGCTCCATCCGTTGCATGACCGATTTCATGCCCGATGAAGTCCTGCCCGAGCTCCTGGAGTGTGCGGGGCTGACCAAGGAGAACCAAAGCTGATGCGTATCATATATATGACTTCTTCATCCTCGCTCTCTGGCGGCACCCGCCAGGCCATGTATTCGGCCCGGGGCCTGATGGATCGAGGCCACAATGTCACTTTTCTGGTTCCGCACAACGCGGAGATCACCGGCCTGGATGACCGCATCGACTGGCGCAGGCTGCCTGAAGCACCTGCCGATTGGCGTGCAGAAGCCGAACGCGCCCTGCCCGAAAAAGGCGAACCTTGCATTGTCCACGCCTTCCACAACAAAGCCAACAAGAAACTGGCATGGTGGGGGCTGAACTGGCGCAAACGTGGTTGCGTGTGCCTGGGGTACAG is part of the Desulfovibrio ferrophilus genome and harbors:
- a CDS encoding DMT family transporter, yielding MKQQHQAYCYGLITVLLWSTVASAFKLSLRHMDHMQLLLYSSIASLMTLTVILMAQGKLTLLLSMNRRQWLVSAAFGLINPFLYYIVLFKAYDLLPAQEAQPLNYTWAVTLALLSIPLLGQKLSVKDLLALLISYTGVVLISTHGDPLGFTFSDPLGVALALGSTVIWALYWIFNTRDSRDPVVGLTANFACGTIYVLIATTLVSDVMVGDWRGLAGAAYVGVFEMGLTFVLWLKALKLSETTAKVGNLIFISPFVSLILIHFIVGEEILPSTIYGLMFIIAGIALQQIKRKV
- a CDS encoding phosphoglycerate dehydrogenase yields the protein MKIALTTSSFATYSKEPLNLLSEAGIEYIMNPHGRKLAPTETVEVLQGCQGVVAGTEELSAAVLAQLPELKVLSRCGVGMDSVDIPYCEANGITVLNTPFGPTQAVAELTLGLILDLMRNVTQMDRELRSGTWKKRMGWQLSGKKVGVIGFGRIGQAVADVLRPMGCEIAYADPYPSCKDTLCLPLNELMAWADIVTLHCSKPSEACALVGREQIQAMRPGSWIVNCGRGGLVDESALYEALASGHLSGAAVDCFNDEPYTGPLSELENVVLTPHIGSYAREGRIQMEIDAVQNLIGALK
- a CDS encoding HAD family hydrolase, with the protein product MSGIDVIVFDCDGVLLDSVTIKTETFCKLFEELGPEAVDYVRSYHLEHGGVSRYAKFEHYFKKFHGRSITEDESRALDQKFNQLALEQLLTTPILPGVKEFLSAHQDTWPLYVASGAPDYELKIILNKMKLDQHFKGIFGSPTPKAQLLADIVASEQADPQRVLMIGDSGTDLDAAQSVGTRFLGVGEFPSPITWMPDLTGLYAHVQSL
- a CDS encoding glycosyltransferase; its protein translation is MNIAFVNATRRFGGVKAWTLDLCRALDGMGHKTWIFARPGPFLDKAQAMGLDAREGWFGFDYRPLSVWRFMQFIKTNHVDALVANVGKDLRIAGIAARLCGVPVVHRVGLPRDMRDTLKVRNTHRFTKATLLSPCQFIKREMLQEVSFLSADDIHVIPTGKVPAAQAPAAVRTPRSIAVTSQLNPDKGHADLILALAELKRRGRQFHLHVAGTGRSEAELKQLAEQQGLSNAITWHGFVTDVNAILDQADIFCLPSLSEGLPNTLLESMARGLAPVARNVGGIGEAWPADLAPLDRTLVPLDNGMAGLGTALDKLLALGDEELNTLRTDVWKWFATHHSLNVRAAQFADYISKLPEQR
- a CDS encoding glycosyltransferase family 9 protein, translating into MTSQDMTIDLDPKGVRRILVCQLRQIGDVLLSTPSIRLLRKRFPNAQIHLLTEKKTLSMVENNPDVTRVWAIDKKAHKNIAAQLAFYWQVASQRYDLVVDFQQLPRIRWVVALSRLFPPESGPQVRLTYDPPWYNRWLYTHWSSPVHGYAAMTKASVLRPLGISWNKEPPRLFLTATEQARAKAILIDHGIGPDDVLITVDPSHRRATRQWPEGHYGELIRLASQADSRLKFLVFYGPGEEHVARAVQDAAGVPACIVTKSMLSLRDMAGCIKHATLHLGNCSAPRHMAVGVGTPTLTVLGSTSNAWTFPGSDHKALAKGLDCQPCNENSCPSGSIRCMTDFMPDEVLPELLECAGLTKENQS